The Kordia sp. SMS9 genome window below encodes:
- a CDS encoding S8 family serine peptidase: protein MNYSYIVKGQKVKLEPINSKIAIRFHEPSKRSDRFKIINKINKIDSFDKRLELTKEKYTVFDTISVKTKRTFNKLNSQLKMVNEIANSTPVFKSADNLVIPTDRLLIGFNKPEKVNQLINEINGEIIDKEGNEYVIKLNEVDDIFEIISKLDKNPEIDYAEPDFIILGKHLPRLNSKYNSISNFSNYSQFQYALDITKSRDAWKYIRGNKTINIAILDEGVDSFHEDLQSAIVGNYDGTDNDEFQEPFNNDAHGTACAGLVAAIGKNHIGNEGVGSGCSLLAVRIAFSNSIGRWETRNHWIARSIDWSWKNGADVLSNSWGGGLPSTKIINAFERARTKGRNGKGCIIVAAAGNDSGAVSFPGSLVNVLTVSASNEFDQPKTKTSADGESWWGTNFGKEVDICAPGVHNYTTDISGKKGYNDGSKGINENYVDNFNGTSSSTPIVSGCIGLLLSINSNLTEKDIRKIIKETADKVGNVTYNKQGHNSYMGYGRLNVLKAVLRVIKEQK from the coding sequence ATGAATTATAGTTATATAGTAAAAGGGCAAAAAGTAAAATTGGAACCAATTAATAGTAAAATTGCGATTAGATTCCATGAACCAAGCAAACGAAGTGATAGATTTAAAATCATCAATAAAATAAATAAAATTGATTCTTTTGATAAACGATTAGAATTAACAAAAGAAAAATATACTGTTTTTGATACTATTTCAGTTAAAACAAAAAGAACATTTAACAAGTTGAATAGTCAATTAAAGATGGTTAATGAAATTGCTAATTCTACTCCTGTGTTCAAGTCAGCAGATAATCTTGTTATTCCTACTGATAGATTATTAATAGGTTTTAATAAACCAGAAAAAGTCAATCAATTAATTAATGAAATAAACGGTGAAATAATAGATAAAGAAGGTAATGAATATGTTATTAAGTTAAATGAAGTAGATGACATATTCGAAATAATTTCCAAACTAGATAAGAATCCTGAAATAGATTATGCAGAACCTGACTTCATTATTTTAGGGAAACACCTTCCTCGCTTAAATTCAAAATATAATTCAATATCAAACTTTAGTAATTATAGTCAGTTTCAATATGCTCTAGATATTACAAAAAGTCGAGATGCTTGGAAGTATATAAGAGGTAATAAAACTATTAACATCGCTATTTTAGATGAAGGTGTGGATAGTTTTCATGAAGACCTTCAATCAGCAATTGTAGGTAATTATGATGGTACAGATAATGATGAATTTCAAGAACCATTTAATAATGATGCTCATGGAACAGCATGTGCTGGATTAGTAGCTGCAATTGGTAAAAACCACATTGGTAATGAAGGAGTAGGCAGTGGTTGTTCTCTTTTGGCAGTTAGAATTGCATTCTCTAATAGTATAGGAAGATGGGAAACAAGAAATCATTGGATTGCAAGATCGATAGATTGGTCTTGGAAAAATGGAGCTGATGTATTAAGTAATTCATGGGGAGGTGGATTACCTTCTACCAAAATAATAAATGCTTTTGAAAGAGCTAGGACTAAAGGTCGTAATGGTAAAGGTTGTATTATTGTTGCCGCAGCTGGAAATGATTCAGGAGCTGTGTCTTTTCCAGGAAGCTTAGTAAATGTTTTGACTGTTTCTGCATCTAATGAATTTGATCAACCAAAGACTAAAACTAGTGCAGATGGAGAATCTTGGTGGGGAACCAATTTTGGAAAAGAAGTAGATATATGCGCTCCGGGAGTTCATAATTATACCACTGACATATCAGGCAAAAAAGGCTATAATGATGGATCCAAAGGAATCAATGAAAATTATGTAGATAATTTTAATGGAACATCATCATCTACTCCAATTGTTTCTGGTTGTATAGGACTTTTACTTTCGATAAATTCAAATTTAACAGAGAAAGATATTAGAAAGATTATTAAAGAAACAGCTGATAAAGTTGGCAATGTAACATACAATAAACAAGGACATAATTCATATATGGGATATGGCAGACTTAATGTTCTTAAAGCAGTATTGAGGGTTATAAAAGAACAAAAATGA
- a CDS encoding T9SS type A sorting domain-containing protein, translated as MKKILAAAFLSLFLCIPIVQAQHSVARDWNEELLSAIRNDFARPTVHARNLFHSSVIMYDAWAVFDANVETVFLGKTYGNYTSTFNGIASPTNIEAARHEVISYAMYRLLTHRFANSPGSATSLPSFQTLFESYGYDVNFSSTDYSSGSYAALGNHMANEIIAFGLQDGANEQNDYANEHYQPINSPLILEIYENTNDINPDRWQPLAFDVYIDQSNNVYPLNVPSFLSPEWGEVTPFALKAENLQIINEGFDCYVYNDPGPPAYIQNSNENGIDDPYKWHFALVSLWSSHLDPADNTMIDISPGAIGNLPTTAFPQTFQEYQAFYDIYQGGDPSTGHAINPVTNQPYTPQLVKRADYARVLAEFWADGPDSETPPGHWFTIMNYVSDHPMVEKRLNGSGPILSDLEWDVKCYLALGGAMHDAAVNTWGIKGYYDYVRPISAIRYMAGKGQSSDAALPNYDPHGLPLIPNYIELIQTGDPLAGTNDENVGKVKVYAWKGPDYINDPTQDIAGVDWILATKWWPYQRGTFVTPPFAGYLSGHSTFSRAAAEVLTLLTGDEFFPGGMGTFYIPQDNFLVFEKGPSAPFTLQWATYRDASDQTSLSRIWGGIHPPIDDIRGREIGIQIGVDAFNKANQYFNGTLSTTEFTANTIKIYPIPFTNQLTIQTENELVSTVKLYNIQGQLLVTETINSTQKTMELPNLQAGIYFVKAYDAVGKILLQAKVIKN; from the coding sequence ATGAAAAAGATTCTTGCAGCGGCTTTTCTAAGCCTATTCCTCTGTATTCCTATAGTTCAAGCGCAACATTCCGTAGCACGCGATTGGAACGAAGAATTATTAAGTGCCATTCGTAATGATTTTGCACGTCCCACTGTGCATGCGCGAAATTTATTTCACAGTTCCGTTATTATGTATGATGCCTGGGCTGTTTTTGATGCGAATGTGGAAACGGTCTTTTTAGGAAAAACCTATGGGAATTACACAAGTACCTTCAACGGAATTGCTTCACCAACGAACATAGAAGCGGCACGACACGAAGTGATCAGTTATGCAATGTATCGCCTGTTAACACATCGTTTTGCCAATTCTCCAGGATCCGCCACTTCCCTACCGAGCTTTCAAACACTGTTTGAATCGTATGGATATGATGTGAATTTTTCATCTACGGATTACAGTTCAGGATCTTATGCTGCACTAGGAAATCACATGGCGAATGAAATCATTGCATTTGGATTGCAAGATGGTGCAAATGAACAAAATGATTATGCAAACGAGCACTATCAACCGATAAACAGTCCGTTAATTCTTGAAATCTATGAAAATACCAACGATATCAATCCTGATAGATGGCAACCATTGGCGTTTGATGTGTATATTGATCAGAGTAACAACGTATATCCGTTAAACGTACCGTCGTTTCTAAGTCCTGAATGGGGAGAAGTAACGCCTTTTGCGCTAAAAGCAGAAAACTTGCAAATCATCAATGAAGGATTTGATTGTTATGTATACAACGATCCAGGACCTCCAGCGTACATTCAAAACTCAAATGAAAATGGTATTGATGATCCGTATAAGTGGCATTTTGCGTTGGTTTCATTATGGTCATCACACTTAGATCCTGCTGACAATACGATGATTGATATTTCGCCTGGCGCGATTGGAAACTTACCAACGACCGCATTTCCACAAACCTTTCAAGAATATCAAGCATTTTATGACATCTATCAAGGTGGCGATCCTAGTACGGGACATGCTATAAATCCGGTGACGAATCAACCCTACACACCACAACTTGTAAAAAGAGCAGATTATGCACGGGTTTTAGCAGAATTTTGGGCAGATGGACCCGATTCAGAAACACCGCCAGGACACTGGTTTACCATCATGAACTATGTGAGCGATCATCCAATGGTAGAAAAACGCTTGAACGGTTCTGGACCAATTTTGAGCGATTTAGAATGGGATGTAAAATGTTACTTGGCGCTCGGCGGCGCGATGCATGACGCAGCTGTAAATACCTGGGGAATAAAAGGTTATTACGATTATGTACGCCCAATTTCTGCCATTCGGTATATGGCTGGAAAAGGTCAAAGTTCAGATGCTGCGCTTCCCAACTATGATCCGCACGGTTTGCCGTTAATTCCCAACTATATAGAACTCATACAAACAGGCGATCCGTTGGCAGGAACCAACGATGAAAACGTTGGAAAAGTAAAAGTATACGCTTGGAAAGGTCCTGATTACATCAACGATCCTACACAAGATATTGCAGGTGTCGATTGGATTTTAGCAACAAAATGGTGGCCATATCAACGTGGAACCTTTGTAACGCCGCCTTTTGCAGGATATCTCTCAGGACATTCTACCTTCTCAAGAGCAGCAGCAGAAGTATTAACATTACTCACGGGAGATGAATTTTTTCCTGGCGGAATGGGAACGTTCTACATTCCACAAGACAACTTTTTAGTCTTTGAAAAAGGACCAAGTGCGCCTTTCACCTTGCAATGGGCAACCTATCGTGATGCTTCTGACCAAACAAGTTTATCCAGAATTTGGGGCGGAATCCATCCACCAATCGACGACATTCGCGGACGAGAAATTGGAATTCAGATTGGAGTTGATGCCTTCAACAAAGCCAATCAATATTTTAACGGAACTTTAAGCACAACAGAATTTACGGCAAATACGATAAAAATCTATCCAATTCCGTTCACCAATCAACTGACGATTCAAACAGAAAACGAGCTTGTTTCTACCGTAAAATTATACAATATTCAAGGACAATTGTTAGTAACAGAAACCATCAATTCCACCCAAAAAACAATGGAATTGCCCAATTTGCAAGCAGGAATTTACTTTGTAAAAGCGTATGATGCTGTTGGGAAAATCTTGCTTCAAGCGAAAGTGATAAAGAACTAA
- a CDS encoding site-specific DNA-methyltransferase has protein sequence MFERLDYTYKTELGRTFCGDSLELIPQLEDESIDLVMTSPPFALLRKKEYGNKDQHEYVEWLAKFGELIMPKLKENGSLVIDLGGAYRKGFPTRSLYNFRVLIHFCDTLGYHLAEEFFWYNPSKLPGPIEWVNKRKIRTKDSVNTVWWFSKTEFPKADIRKVLVPYSDRMKKLIKNPDKYYKPAVRPSGHSIGKSFGNDNGGAIPSNLLSISNSESNSKYMAHCKLLKIKGHPARFPSKLPEFFINFLTDEEDIVLDIFGGSNTTGEAAERLNRKWLSFEMDRNYVANSIFRFLEKDYSEKELRYIHDKILSKKPVDLTTTLINEMNTLIK, from the coding sequence ATGTTTGAAAGACTAGACTATACTTACAAAACTGAATTAGGAAGAACTTTTTGTGGAGATTCATTGGAATTAATCCCACAATTAGAAGATGAGAGTATTGACCTTGTAATGACAAGTCCTCCATTTGCATTATTAAGGAAGAAAGAATATGGAAATAAGGATCAACATGAATATGTTGAGTGGTTAGCTAAATTTGGAGAACTAATTATGCCAAAACTCAAGGAAAATGGAAGCTTAGTTATTGATTTAGGCGGTGCATATAGAAAAGGTTTTCCAACACGCAGTTTGTATAATTTCAGAGTACTTATTCATTTTTGTGATACATTAGGTTATCATTTAGCAGAAGAATTTTTTTGGTATAATCCATCTAAACTACCTGGTCCGATAGAATGGGTTAATAAAAGAAAAATAAGAACTAAAGATTCTGTAAATACTGTATGGTGGTTTTCAAAAACAGAATTCCCTAAAGCAGATATTCGAAAAGTATTAGTTCCTTATAGTGATAGAATGAAAAAATTGATAAAAAACCCAGATAAATATTATAAACCAGCTGTTAGACCTTCAGGACATAGTATAGGAAAAAGTTTTGGAAATGATAATGGTGGGGCAATTCCGTCTAATTTATTATCAATTTCAAATTCAGAATCTAATTCTAAGTATATGGCACATTGCAAATTACTTAAAATCAAAGGGCATCCTGCTCGTTTTCCTTCAAAGCTTCCAGAGTTTTTTATTAACTTTTTAACAGACGAAGAAGATATTGTTTTAGACATTTTTGGAGGCTCAAATACAACAGGAGAAGCTGCTGAAAGACTAAACCGAAAATGGTTATCATTTGAAATGGATCGAAATTATGTAGCTAATTCAATTTTTCGATTTTTAGAAAAAGATTATTCTGAAAAAGAGCTTAGATATATTCATGATAAAATTCTTTCAAAAAAGCCTGTTGATTTAACAACTACTCTGATTAATGAAATGAATACTTTGATTAAATAA
- a CDS encoding helix-turn-helix domain-containing protein, which yields MSKENPDKLQYFQDIIAENIIYYRKEIGLTQEELAHLADIDRTYIGYIENSKHNVTLGVLIKISEALGIEIQDLLIKQVNRSPIDELNHLFPSIRKFQRLAEKTNGINDIFQDNGGKLLQVLLITGLKDLPGREGNDAVDKDGNEYELKSVNIKLTKSFSTHHHMNPTIIEKYRKVDWIFAVYEGIEIIEIYRLKPKDIEPYYSKWEEKWHRDGGKDINNPKIPLKYVRSVGQLIYSIGDDKIFKESKL from the coding sequence ATGAGTAAAGAAAATCCTGATAAACTTCAGTATTTTCAGGATATAATAGCTGAAAATATTATTTATTACAGAAAAGAAATTGGTTTAACCCAAGAAGAGTTAGCTCACTTGGCTGACATAGATAGAACTTACATTGGGTACATTGAAAATTCAAAACATAATGTTACATTAGGTGTGTTAATAAAAATATCTGAAGCACTAGGAATAGAAATTCAAGATTTGCTAATAAAACAAGTAAATAGAAGCCCAATAGACGAGTTAAATCATTTATTTCCAAGTATTAGAAAGTTTCAAAGACTAGCTGAAAAAACTAATGGGATAAATGACATATTTCAAGATAATGGTGGTAAGTTATTACAAGTTCTTTTAATTACTGGATTAAAAGATTTACCTGGAAGAGAAGGAAATGATGCTGTTGATAAAGATGGAAATGAATATGAATTAAAATCTGTAAATATAAAGTTAACAAAAAGTTTTTCTACGCATCATCATATGAATCCAACTATTATTGAAAAATATAGAAAAGTAGATTGGATTTTTGCTGTTTATGAAGGAATAGAAATTATTGAGATTTATAGATTGAAACCAAAAGATATAGAGCCTTATTATTCAAAATGGGAAGAAAAATGGCATAGAGATGGAGGAAAAGATATTAATAACCCTAAGATTCCTTTGAAATATGTTAGATCAGTAGGGCAATTAATATATAGTATTGGAGACGATAAAATATTTAAAGAATCAAAATTATAA
- a CDS encoding helix-turn-helix transcriptional regulator, whose product MTELGLFLSKKSVNRSDVARKTGISKTRLSELANNKKTKLRADELYLIALAIDVDPCDIFKEICADLKLKDES is encoded by the coding sequence ATGACCGAATTAGGTTTATTCTTATCAAAGAAATCAGTGAATCGTTCCGATGTTGCTAGAAAAACAGGAATTAGTAAAACTAGACTTAGTGAATTGGCTAACAACAAAAAAACGAAGCTTAGAGCTGATGAATTATATCTAATTGCTTTAGCTATTGACGTTGATCCTTGTGATATCTTCAAAGAAATTTGCGCAGACCTTAAATTAAAAGACGAAAGCTAA
- a CDS encoding multidrug effflux MFS transporter codes for MISKKQSQTEFIILMASLMSIVALSIDAILPALEAIGVSIGTTNATQNQKLITMIFLGLGFGQLIFGPLSDSIGRKPIIYMGFTLFVLASFLCVMAQSLEMMIVGRILQGIGLSAPRTISIAMVRDSFSGDYMAKIMSFIVAIFILVPVVAPALGKLLLDTFGWKSIFNGQLIFGAVIMIWLWKRQPETLHPEHKIKLSKELFINGLKEFFKFKTSIAFTLISGLITGSFMVYLSASQDIFQNQYGLVEEFPYIFAALAISVGFATFLNGKFVLKYGMYKLVRAFLLVFTTIPLIYILFFYGKPNPTVYTLVAFFGIQFFSIGFLFGNLRSLAMQPVGHIAGVGAAINGFVSTIMAVPIATYIGSFIKTTASPLFLGFLVCGIGSLLILVILKKVTKTASLSTT; via the coding sequence ATGATTTCAAAAAAGCAATCGCAAACCGAATTTATCATCCTGATGGCATCGCTGATGTCGATTGTCGCACTGTCCATTGACGCAATTTTACCAGCCTTAGAAGCAATTGGTGTCTCTATCGGTACAACAAACGCCACACAGAATCAAAAACTAATCACCATGATTTTCTTAGGTTTAGGTTTCGGACAATTGATTTTTGGACCACTTTCCGACAGTATCGGACGAAAACCCATCATTTACATGGGATTTACGTTATTCGTACTGGCAAGTTTTCTCTGTGTCATGGCGCAAAGTCTAGAAATGATGATTGTTGGACGCATTCTACAAGGCATCGGATTATCAGCCCCAAGAACCATCAGTATTGCCATGGTTCGCGATAGTTTTAGCGGCGATTATATGGCAAAAATCATGTCGTTTATCGTGGCGATTTTCATCTTAGTACCTGTAGTCGCTCCTGCTTTAGGAAAGCTTCTTCTCGATACATTCGGCTGGAAATCCATCTTCAACGGACAATTAATTTTTGGCGCCGTCATCATGATTTGGCTCTGGAAACGACAACCCGAAACACTTCATCCAGAGCATAAAATAAAGCTGTCTAAAGAATTATTTATCAATGGTTTAAAAGAATTTTTTAAATTCAAAACCTCTATTGCATTCACATTAATTTCCGGGTTGATTACAGGTTCGTTCATGGTGTATTTAAGTGCTTCGCAAGACATCTTTCAAAACCAATACGGTTTGGTAGAAGAATTTCCATACATCTTTGCAGCATTGGCAATTTCGGTAGGTTTTGCCACGTTTCTCAACGGAAAATTTGTCTTAAAATACGGCATGTACAAATTAGTACGCGCGTTCTTACTAGTATTCACCACGATTCCGCTCATATACATACTTTTCTTTTACGGAAAACCAAATCCAACTGTATATACCTTAGTAGCTTTCTTTGGAATTCAGTTTTTCTCTATAGGATTCCTTTTTGGGAATTTACGCTCGTTAGCCATGCAACCTGTGGGACATATCGCTGGAGTTGGTGCTGCTATCAATGGTTTCGTCTCCACAATCATGGCAGTTCCAATAGCTACATACATTGGAAGTTTCATAAAAACCACGGCTTCTCCTCTATTTTTAGGCTTTCTTGTATGCGGAATTGGCTCATTATTAATTTTAGTCATCCTGAAAAAAGTAACAAAAACCGCTTCATTGTCAACCACATAG
- a CDS encoding helix-turn-helix transcriptional regulator translates to MAVERINRIKEVLVIQGKSQVWLAESLGKSTTSVTAFCNNKSQPHLKDLKKIAEILDVDIRELLVSTKE, encoded by the coding sequence ATGGCAGTAGAAAGAATAAATAGAATCAAAGAAGTATTAGTAATTCAAGGAAAATCGCAAGTTTGGCTTGCGGAATCACTTGGAAAAAGCACAACTTCTGTAACTGCATTTTGCAATAACAAATCCCAACCACATTTAAAGGATTTAAAAAAGATCGCAGAAATCCTAGATGTGGATATTCGAGAACTATTAGTTTCTACAAAAGAATAA
- a CDS encoding EamA family transporter, translating to MKPISSKVLIILAFIAIYIIWGSTYLMNKIAVTELPAFFIATVRFLCASLLIFGIAALSGKKLSITKRQFLNSIFVAFLFMVSGNGLFVWALKFLDSGFTALLASTQPLFVLLLMRLIDKKRMRRKSIIGVVFGILGMYLLVSQRELIMDEDTLKGIVLVFVCVLGWSYASVFVSKADLPKNHLVSTGYQMGIACLMLAIVSFAIGEEWTSPLNWSSDVQWSMILLIVFGSLVAFTAFNYLLKQVSTEKVSTASYVNPVVALFLGWWILDEKLTTQSLIAAGILLIGVYFITSRKK from the coding sequence ATGAAACCAATCTCATCCAAAGTCCTCATTATTCTAGCGTTCATCGCCATTTATATCATTTGGGGAAGTACCTATTTGATGAACAAAATTGCCGTTACGGAATTGCCTGCGTTTTTTATAGCAACCGTTCGTTTTTTATGTGCCAGTCTCTTAATATTTGGAATTGCTGCCCTTTCGGGGAAAAAACTCTCGATTACCAAACGACAATTTCTAAATTCAATATTCGTAGCGTTTCTTTTCATGGTTTCTGGAAACGGATTATTTGTATGGGCGTTAAAATTTCTCGACAGTGGATTTACAGCATTATTAGCTTCTACACAACCTTTATTTGTACTACTATTGATGCGATTGATTGACAAAAAACGCATGCGACGAAAATCTATTATCGGTGTTGTTTTTGGCATTCTAGGAATGTATCTATTGGTAAGTCAGCGCGAATTGATCATGGATGAAGATACACTGAAAGGAATTGTGCTAGTATTTGTCTGTGTTTTGGGTTGGAGTTACGCGAGTGTATTTGTTTCCAAAGCCGATTTGCCTAAAAACCACTTGGTCAGTACAGGTTATCAAATGGGCATTGCTTGTCTCATGTTAGCAATTGTCAGTTTTGCCATAGGCGAGGAGTGGACTTCTCCCTTAAACTGGAGTTCGGACGTACAATGGTCCATGATTTTACTGATCGTATTTGGAAGTTTGGTAGCGTTTACAGCGTTTAATTATCTACTCAAGCAAGTGTCTACAGAAAAAGTGTCTACAGCTTCCTATGTAAATCCTGTGGTCGCTTTATTTCTAGGTTGGTGGATTCTGGATGAAAAACTCACCACACAATCCTTAATTGCTGCGGGAATTTTATTGATTGGAGTTTATTTTATTACGTCTCGGAAGAAGTAG